In Apium graveolens cultivar Ventura chromosome 10, ASM990537v1, whole genome shotgun sequence, the following are encoded in one genomic region:
- the LOC141692883 gene encoding protein NRT1/ PTR FAMILY 5.6-like isoform X1, protein MSRVIPSWKPCASSLCHKPRKVHEVIFFLAIYLISIGTGGHKPALESFGADQFDDDHPEERIKKMSFFNWWSCGLCSGILTAATLIVYVQDHLGWETADIILTCIMASTIVIFYIGRPFYRFRIPSGSPLTPMLQVFVAAITKRKLSLPSNPDQLYEVPESANNQGRLLCHTTGLRFLDKAAIIEGGQGSVDKQKNPWKLTTVTKVEETKLILKTIPIWLTSLTFGICQAQVSTFFIKQSATMNRHITNRFVIPPASVYSLNAIGVIISVIIYDKVLVPLLKRATGNERGINILQRIGIGMTFTFATMVIAALVERKRLNLHLKDPIKGSQSMSVFWLAPQFLIIGFGDGFSLVGLQEYFYDQVPDSMRSIGIGLYLSVLGVAHFLSSFLIIIVDQVTEKRGKSWFGKDVNSSRLDYFYWLLAVITVLNFFAYVVVAQRYSYKNVQKRGGVAIADCDESDSKQAHMPSLVNFTSSC, encoded by the exons ATGTCAAGAGTGATTCCGAGCTGGAAGCCCTGTGCCTCCAGCCTTTGCCATAAGCCAAGGAAGGTCCATGAAGTGATCTTCTTTCTTGCAATTTATTTGATCTCTATAGGCACTGGAGGGCACAAGCCAGCGCTTGAAAGCTTTGGAGCGGACCAATTTGATGATGATCACCCCGAAGAAAGAATAAAAAAAATGTCCTTTTTCAACTGGTGGTCCTGTGGCCTTTGTTCTGGAATTTTAACTGCTGCAACTCTTATTGTTTATGTCCAAGACCATTTAGGTTGGGAGACTGCAGATATTATCCTCACATGTATTATGGCCTCTACCATAGTGATCTTCTATATAGGAAGGCCATTCTATCGCTTTAGGATACCATCAGGAAGCCCCTTGACGCCAATGCTACAAGTCTTTGTGGCAGCTATTACCAAGAGAAAACTGTCACTTCCTTCTAACCCCGATCAATTGTATGAAGTCCCTGAATCAGCAAATAATCAAGGAAGGCTTCTTTGCCACACTACGGGTCTTAG ATTTCTTGACAAAGCTGCAATCATCGAAGGCGGACAAGGTTCAGTTGATAAACAAAAAAACCCATGGAAACTGACTACAGTTACCAAAGTTGAGGAAACCAAACTCATTTTAAAGACGATTCCAATCTGGCTTACTTCTCTAACATTCGGTATATGCCAAGCACAAGTCTCAACATTCTTTATTAAACAAAGTGCTACAATGAACCGCCACATTACTAACAGGTTTGTCATCCCTCCAGCCTCAGTCTACAGCCTGAACGCTATTGGAGTAATCATTTCAGTCATTATTTATGACAAAGTTCTTGTCCCATTATTAAAACGAGCAACAGGTAACGAAAGAGGCATTAATATCCTACAAAGAATAGGCATTGGGATGACCTTCACATTTGCAACAATGGTAATAGCAGCCTTAGTTGAAAGAAAAAGACTAAATCTTCATCTCAAGGATCCAATAAAGGGATCACAGTCAATGAGTGTGTTCTGGCTAGCTCCACAGTTTCTTATCATTGGTTTCGGAGATGGATTCAGTCTAGTGGGATTGCAAGAATACTTTTATGATCAAGTCCCAGACTCAATGAGAAGTATAGGCATTGGTTTGTACCTCAGTGTTCTTGGAGTTGCACATTTCCTTAGTAGCTTCTTGATCATAATTGTCGACCAAGTGACAGAGAAACGAGGAAAGAGCTGGTTTGGTAAGGACGTGAACAGCAGTCGACTGGACTATTTTTACTGGCTGTTGGCAGTTATCACTGTCTTGAACTTCTTCGCGTATGTGGTCGTGGCACAACGATACTCGTACAAGAATGTTCAGAAAAGAGGCGGTGTGGCAATCGCAGATTGTGATGAAAGTGACAGCAAGCAGGCACATATGCCTAGCCTTGTAAACTTTACAAGTTCTTGCTAG